The sequence ttaaaaAAAACCGGGTTAGAAAATCGTcactacgacggcctagaaaggcgtgttgaaaagcaacggtcagcgaaagaccgaggtttgaaacggccattataacggcgcaaaaaggtgtttttgaaagtttgaaaatgacacggaaggacttatgatcatatagcacataagcactcacaatttcattatattatgcataatgttgacacgggttttggcttaaaagagtGGGTTACAAacaaagcaatcaaaccccgatttgcgagagggataccaatccaaacaaaatttataaggagggtgccctagcctcgtgctcgaaggtgatgaaagctctttgacgaaatagaaatgtgtaacgtcaacggtatgtttgactcaatcgggattcaaaacgcggggatgagaaaactcacgccgacgagacgaggcaattggtcgaaaaggtttAGGTTGTGGGCTCGGACAAGGAGCCCGACCATGaacgtaatatcaattaatgcattccaaccaagatctcgttcgagtctcaccctatagggatcacaaagacataagtgtcctagttttccccagcggagtcgccaatctgtggacatagccacctacgcGCCGGGCCAATTCGTGGAcgcatagcggtcttttgaaagccacgctcggcggcgtaaaagtatgcttttgaccggatcattttagatcggtcggtttcctctcgacaagggtctcaaaacgattagagatgttcggtgTCACcactaagcatttgtgggatacttggaacccgttcgaatccactttatacatcggtcaaacgaagcacaaagcagtatttgacataggcactaaagataaggaatcgtccctctttagcatcctatctctagaatgactctcgtacgccctggctaaggtcgtccactatccaaagtttctgagtaagaggtgaaggtacgtattgggaagttcTTTAATCAgatacccaatcccgcccgcggtagcggcctctactgatcgatctaggttggttgaatgcaaaagttaataaaacggtttaaatgcatgaatgcgcatccaatagtttaaacctagcatgtgagagctttctaagtcgattgatttaatccaagtatcaagtataagatgtcgagttggatttatggttgatttgcatacaAAACGGAaactaaacatccatttaccaaattaggtttatggtgcataatgtgatacatttgtcttagtaaggcattttccaaatatgatttttgaatagacaaattagtcatctgatccgtcctatatccaggTTAGCCGGAGgcaggatcgtcctagaccaatgctggaaggggaacagaccctgcaccaggcagcaagaagaggcgcgagcctattggtgatgtaagggggtctcccctggtttgaaaatagaaaaagaaaagggttgtttaggcgcgggtcactCAACGGTATATGAcgcgttctgaccattgaaaaacatttataaaacgtattgaaaaatgggtatttgaacccattttggtttgaaaaggccgtttaggccgtatttgtgtttatttgaagaacgagacttgaataatcgtcattgttttgacggtattcgatgtcgggttccactttgcaagcttgacatgaatagttttgaaaatgattttgaactaattgttttaagttcatttgaatataattcgtcgatactcatcatcatactcggattaaaatccgacatggtatgtagaaccaaggatgacttcgtgttggtgactaatacatttattttgaaaatgtaaagaaatgatgaaaggctttaaaataccttttaaatgtaattaaccaaatattatcaccgaaacacagattaaaccctcatggtattaagaaccaagggtgaaaaatgttttatggttaaaatttgtagaaaatggtttgaaaatacttgaaatggtaaaaactgattacaaatatgaaaatgaaaaatagaggaaaagaagagaccaaacacggattggacttaaggctgggcagggtgctttaggcgcgagcctatgtgctacgtaagtgGCCTCTACCTCGACCAAAAAtgccggttttggctcattcttcccatgttttggaccaaaccatgttatgcatgatttagcatgttatagtcatgaagcaaatgaaaacatgataaaagaatatttttacaccctcatacttacatgcttggcttatggcgagaaatcgacgtaagtgtatcaactcgtttggtcagaaaagactcgatttaaaaccgttttagtaagtaaaaagagtgttttattaagtttagtgataatgtagtggtcgaaatggtcggtcaagtgatttaatgcacgatgacggtaccaaacaatgtgtaaggctcatatttacgatcggtaggtcgtaaacacgtgttggattgtgacttaggaagtcgagtcgagaattttaagggagaaaagagggggcagacgctcgcgtaagttctcaaatggtggcatttgaggggtatttataggagaatgagtggttgtgtgagttttgagcaacatggccacctgggctgctcaaagaggcgcgagccacgtcgcacttCTTCgcggtgtcttgtcgctttcacacaaatgcaatcatgatttattctatcctaggatttgtatgcacatgtttggtacttgaccattcatgatcccgggaaatcttaacaagGAAGCATtcgaatggtttgttttttgtgtttgactcggtttgactcgttgttggagtcgggatttaaattttgagtcggtttttgatccggtgtcggttttgactctagttattgtcattgcgaccccgtcatcatGCGTTAAACACTCCAGATACTttttaaaagttttgaaatgttttattttcgaaatcattttaagttttccgacgtaaagttgtacacgaactgtcgatcaaacgccgcgattccaaaacatgttgtagtccgatagtcatcgggtgtttgttggagtgtcagcagatactgggtatttacaccgggtgtcttagcttttcatcatttattcttccagttTTATGCCATGTCATCATACTTGCATTTTCTACATTCTAATAAATCCTTAcgaatcttggtattattggaaaataccacacCACCTTAGGCGGGATCTCTTCCTTATCCTTGTAACGCCACTCAAAACAAACCGGACAATTAGTTAAGTTTTGATATACTTTTTGGTACAATAGGCAGTCATTTgcacatgcatgtattttctcatatttcatacccactcctctaaTCAGTTTGTTAGCCTCATATGTTCTAACAAGAAGAACATTACCAGCTGGAAGCAAGTCGTTTATCAAGGCTAataaactagtgaaacacgtgtcgcTCACCCCATTTGCCCATTTGATATTATACAATTTCACCAAAGCCAATATTTTAGTGTATTTAGAACCGGGGTACAGAGGTGCTTCACACTCTTCCAACTTCTCATATAGGTTATTTAGATCATCCAAATTAGTGTCAttacctacatcttcaaaagcattcgactcatcatctTTCTATTCATTCAACTTGTCACCTGTATCAACACGAGCTTTGGATGTACAACCAATGTCTGCTTCTAACTCAACAAACTCGGCATCACTCAGCCTTTCGTATTCCGCACCTAtcccctcatcatcatcttcatcaaaaCCATCCTCTttctctaatgattccccatgaaaaatccaacgggTATAGGATCAACTAAAACTATACTTTTCTAAGTGAATTTTAATGTCTGGAAAGGgcatatacctaatattaccacatctttcacaaagGCATTGAATACTAGAAGAACCATTCAAATTTTTCAAAACGAATTCTTAAAATttagctaaaccatccttatagttggggtCACTCTTATTTGCATCAGTCATCGAAGTTCGAGCCATATATCTACATTCATAAGATATTTAGAATAATCCTAAATCATATCTAAATAAAGAGAAAGAACAGACAAAACGTAGGCTAAAGAAAGACATGTatagacgatgagaaagagatgacgacaacagtgacggagatgacaGAGGAAAAACTAACAACTATTgaggaaaaaaacaaaaacaactatTGAATTATACCCATCAAACAAATAGtcagcaacatcaaacaaaccaaactaaaaatataaaatatttaaagatatacttgtggacatgggccacaggggCACTTGGGACAAGCGTTTGTATTCGTGGAGtggccaccaatttttatgggaaattagaaccattcgaatacctcgtgtcatgtcaagacacaaagtaatgacatgaacactaagaactcgttacccttagcattctatgtctagaatgactcttgtggatgccaatgaacacggatgttcacagagatctggagtaaggggtgagggtacgtattttactgaacaccaaatcccgccctccttgatagcggcctctactaatgactagtgaaatcgttcgtatttgatatgttgtcgattatatgcatgcaatgcaacatccaatatcTTAATCGTAACATGTGAATTAACTaggtcggtgaacaagtaattagcacttTATTAATGTCGAATCAGGgtttagaattgattacatgtgaaaaataaATATGCACAATAAATACAATCAATAAATaacgataatgaaaattacaatggattagattgatttatgtcaaaaatatacttaagacggacaatttggagaaaagaaaggaaaataaataaggatggaaaatatggacagattaaggGTGGTATTACGGCTAAAGATTAAgacaaagcaagaacggaaatcAGGGACATAACTCAtcccggaagaggcgcagcattgctgcatcccttggaagaggcgcagctttcactgcgtctgttcctgagatgagttctggctgtgaagtcagaactgcgagttgttaatgttcattaacatgtttaaaggttgattattgatatttaactcggatgaaagtgatttagcatattattaACATATGTGACCgtaataaaaacgataaaaaacgATTTAAAATAGAATAAAACGGATTACGAAATAATTAAAAACGAATTATAACAAACTAGGTTAAATTTGAAGATGGAAACGAACTGGAAAGACATGGTAAACTGGAAATAAACAATGaaaatatgtacaaaagacgaatttcagaaacttgatatgaacgaaccgagtctctaaaatccgggtttgatttaatgatgaaaacccgcaaatattgattataagggatttaggacGTGAATAAAACGTGATAAATATTAAGAACGAATTAGAAAATTATATTATGTAcgaaaaaagggaagaaaataaaaaaagaaagcaAAAGAAACGAAAATAGTagagaaccgaggaagaagaagaagaagagcaggaacaGCGGCAACctctgaaagaggcgcagcagatgttgcggcCTTTCGAAGAGGAGCAGTAGttgatgcgtttcttctcgacctCCGGTTACTACtaatccgtaaaaacggtttaataaaagggttttagaaattggttttaagcATGCTTTTGACGTAAATTTTACAATAAttgtaaataataaaaaaaaataaaaggatgggatttacaccctcagacttacatgtttgacgaaacgagataaactaagttaaccatttagtgattgctcgactcgactATATGTAAAAAGTGCCCTCGTTTTAGATTAGATTGATTGATGTAtagtggtcaaattggccggtcatgcaacgtgactggaactcagaatgatctgagcttacgtggtcgataaAGCACGTAGGCATTGAATGCTTAGAgaacggtcttagaatgcaaaggaagaATAGAAGTATGAGGAAGAAAGGCACGGGTTTGAAAAGAAATATTCATTTGGCTACTTTAAATGCATGCTATTATTATATTTGgtgttaacataatattgacataagaataaagaTGAGTTAGAGAGAAAGTTCTGCGTTTTGCGTGTTCTTTGCAATGGCGAAGAATAAATCTACTAAACCTAATTCCTCTAATTCATCTACAATACAACAACCTAAatcaactaataataataatattcaatcAATTAATAgttaaaaataacaaaaaaatgtttctaataattcaaataataatagtaataattctTCCAGTTCTTTTGATCGAGAGGCGGAAGTTGCGAAGATTCAAGAGGAGGTTATTGCGATGTTACGGAGCGCTGGAATTGTCATTCCGAAGCCTGTTTCAAATCAGATACTCCAGTGGAGACAGCTACTGAGGAAAATGAAGAGATCCAACCTGATGTGAGTCAACCACCTGTGACTGAGGGTTCACCAGGTGTGTCGTCTGGTAATTCTCAGTCGCCTGTGTCTGATGCTATCCCTGAAGGTAATTTCCTCAAACTGACTGCCGATGATGTTAAAGATGAAATTGAATATTGGTCTTATGCGATTTATGGATATGTCATGGGTGCGAATCCACCATGGAGGGCATTGGAAGGGTATCTTCGGAGGGAATAGAAGGATTATGAGATCTCTAAGGTTGCCTTTTTACCTAATGGCCTTTTTGTGGTGAGGTTTGCGACCCTGGAACATAGGAAACTGGTTTTGGAGAAGGGAATGTTTTTATTTGATGGTAAACCTGTGATTATCCGTCCATGGGAGCCTCATACTAAGATTACTAAGGTCTCTGTCAAGACTGTTCCTATTTAGGTGAAACTGATGGGTCTAGACTTGAAATTCTGGGGGGATAAATGTTTGGAGAAATTGTCTTCCCTGATTGGAAAGTTTGTCCATGTGGATGACCTCACTGTGGATAGAACCTTGCTTGGATTTGCTAGAATCATGGTAGAGGTTGAAGTGGATCAGAAATTTCCTGATAAAATAACTTTTGTGGATGAAATGGGGCAGAATGTCACAGTGTTAGTTGAGTATGATTGGTTACCAATCACCTGTACTAAATGCAAGGGCATTGGGCACACTGAGAAACAATGTAGGAAGGGCTCAGGTTGGGTTAAAAGACCTGGGCAACCTGGACCACAAGGACCACCAAAACAGGTATGGAAGAGAAGGGAGCCTGTGGTATCAACTGTCTCCACAACAGAATTTCATAATTTGCCTCAGAGGGGTGTTGTGGTCCCATAGCCTGGCTTATCTGGAGTGGTTAACAGGGTGCAAGGTACTGGTAATGGGGCTATGATAACTCCTACTAATACACATGTGAACAGTTCGCAAGGTGCTATCTTAACACCTGCCAGAATCTTGACTAGGATCACTAGGCATGAATCTAGACTACCTGGGGTTAAGGATGGTGCTTTTGTTGTCAATTTTAATAAGGAGATGGCTAACACTTCCCAATTGGTTGATAAAGGAGGAGGGGGAGAGGCTTCTGCCTCTCATGGATAGAATTGGTGTATGGAATGTTAGGGGCCTAAATAGTTTGACTAAACAGATTGATATTAAATGGTGTCTACATAATGCTAATGTGGGCCTATTTGGGCTCCTTGAGACTAGGGTGAGATCTGGTTCTCTAAATAAGGTAGTGGCTAGTTTCTGTGGAGGGTGGAGTTACTGTACTAACCATCAGTGCCATGATGGAGGTAGAATCTGGTTATTATGGATAGAGGACAGGTTTAATGTTACTGTGTTGGAGATGACTGCTCAACTCATACATCTTAAGGTTAAAGATGTTCTCACTAGTAGTCAGTTCCTTGTTACCTATGTGTATGGCTTTAATAAGATAGAAGAAAGGGCTCCTTTATGGAATGACCTTATCAGGTTGACTGCTACAGACCCATGGATTGTTTTAGGAGATTTTAATAATGTTCTTAAGGCTGATGAAAAGATTGGACTGCCTGTTAAGGATGCTGAGACAGTTCCTTTTCAATATGCTATTGATAATTTTGGACTCCAGGATTTAAAGAGTATTCGCTCTTTTTTTACTTGGAACAACAAACAGCCTAGTTCAACTAGGGTGTTCAGTAGGATTAACAGGGTGTTAGTTAATGATGAATGGGTTACTAACTGGCCTGATCACTATGCTTATTTTGCACCTGAAGGAGATTATGACCATTGCCCATGTTTTATTCAATGTAACAAAGTTCAATTGAAGAAGAAGAGACCATTCAAGTTTTACAATATGTGGACTGGAGTCCCTGACTTTAAGGCTATAGTTAAGGAGGGGTGGAATCATCATATACATGGCTCTTTGATGTACAGGGTGGTTAAGAAGCTGAAGCTGATGAAGTCTCCACTTAAAGCACTGAACCATGACCTATTTTCTGATGTTGAGAAGAACACTGATATTGCTCATGAGGTCCTTTTAGACTCCCAAAAGAAACTGTAATCTGATCCAACTAATAAGTCCTTAATGGATTCTGAGTATAATATCAGAACTAGCTACCAGATGTTGAGCAAAGCCAAAGTTTCCTTCCTGAGACAAAAAGCAAAGTGTATTTGGGCTCAGAATGGTGATGATAACACTGCAATCTTTCATAGAGCTATCAGGAAGAGACAGTTACAGAATAAGGTGGTACAGATTCATGATATTCATGGACAGCTTTTTCAATCACCTGAGGGCATTCTGCAAGCCTTTGAGACTTACTATAAGGACTTGATGGGGACTCAGGGCAGTACTGCAGAATTTTATCAAAATATTGTGAGAATGGGTAGATGTGTCCATGCTGATGACTAGAGTGTTATTAATAGAATTCCAACAAAAGAGGAGATTAAGAGTATCATCTTTGGCATTCCTGATGATAAGAGCCCGGGCCGTGATGGATACTCAAGCTGTTTTTTCAAAGCAGGATGGGATATTATGGGTAATGATATCAGTGAGGCTATTATAAATTTCTTCCATGAGGGCAAATTATTGAAGCAGCTGAATAGTACAAATCTGGTACTGATTCCTAAGGTCCAGCACCCTATTTCAGTTAAGGAATTTAGACCAATTGCGTGTTGTAATACCTTGTATAAGGTTATTTCTAAGATACTTTGTGTGAGATTGGGGCAAGTTCTTCCTATGCTCATCAACCCAGCCCAGGCTGCGTTTGTTAAAGGAAGAAGTATTATGGGTAATATTCTCATCAGTCAGGATTTGGTTAGACTGTATAAGAGGGCTAGTGTATCTCCTAGGTGTATGCTTAAGGTTGACTTGAGGAAGGCATATGATTCCATTGAATGGAACTTTGTGCTTCAAATGTTGAAGGCTCTTAACTTTCCTCCACATTTTATCCACCTGGTGATGCAATGTATAACTACTACCACCTTTACTATTGCTCTTAATGGTAACACTTATGGTTTCTTCAAAGGTGGACGAGGGCTAAGGCAAGGTGATCCCATGTCCCCTTTACTTTTTACCTTATGTATGGAGTACTTGAGTAGGATTCTTATGGTAGTCTGCAATGGGCCAAATTTCTCTTATTACCCTCTATGCAAGGGGCTTAAGCTTTCCCAtttaatgtttgctgatgacctaTTATTATTTTGTAAGAGGAATTTGAAGTCAGTGTGTACCTTGGTTGAGACATTTGACTGTTTTACTCAAGCTAGTGGCTTACATATCAACACTGACAAGACTGATATTGTATTCAATGGTGTTCCTTCTGAGGTAGAGGAAGCAATTTTGAGTAGCACTGGCTTTACAAAGGGTAAGTTACCTTTTAAGTATCTTGGGGTTCACATTTCTCATAGGAAGATTTCTAAGCTTGACTGTTCCTTATTGGTGCAGAAGATGGTCAATAGAATTAAGGGGTGGAATAGGAGGAAAATATCCTATACTGGTAGGCTAATTCTGGTCAAGTCTGTTCTGGCCACCTTGCATAACTACTGGGCACAAATCTTTATGCTTCCTGCAGGTGTGATGGACAGGATACAAGCATTGTGCAGAAACTTTCTGTGGGA is a genomic window of Silene latifolia isolate original U9 population unplaced genomic scaffold, ASM4854445v1 scaffold_62:4597612-6569265, whole genome shotgun sequence containing:
- the LOC141639943 gene encoding uncharacterized protein LOC141639943; protein product: MGLDLKFWGDKCLEKLSSLIGKFVHVDDLTVDRTLLGFARIMVEVEVDQKFPDKITFVDEMGQNVTVLVEYDWLPITCTKCKGIGHTEKQCRKGSGWVKRPGQPGPQGPPKQPGLSGVVNRVQGTGNGAMITPTNTHVNSSQGAILTPARILTRITRHESRLPGVKDGAFVVNFNKEMANTSQLIDIKWCLHNANVGLFGLLETRVRSGSLNKVVASFCGGWSYCTNHQCHDGGRIWLLWIEDRFNVTVLEMTAQLIHLKVKDVLTSSQFLVTYVYGFNKIEERAPLWNDLIRLTATDPWIVLGDFNNVLKADEKIGLPVKDAETVPFQYAIDNFGLQDLKSIRSFFTWNNKQPSSTRVFSRINRVLVNDEWVTNWPDHYAYFAPEGDYDHCPCFIQCNKVQLKKKRPFKFYNMWTGVPDFKAIVKEGWNHHIHGSLMYRVVKKLKLMKSPLKALNHDLFSDVEKNTDIAHEVLLDSQKKL